One part of the Paenibacillus silvisoli genome encodes these proteins:
- the hepT gene encoding heptaprenyl diphosphate synthase component II, which yields MKLLDIYAKMKSDLDAIEGQLARSVTSEHALLTDASTHLLKAGGKRIRPVFVLLAGKFGTYSLDVLQKVAVPLELIHMASLVHDDVIDNAETRRGQLTVKSKWDNRIAMYTGDYIYGKALTIVTDLDNPQIHQILSKAMVQMCIGEMEQIRDFFNTDQSVRNYLLRIRRKTALLIAISCQLGALAAKADRQTANRLYRFGYNVGMAFQIRDDLLDLLGTEKQIGKPPGSDIKQGNMTLPVLLALQEPDIKDALLAEIIQIRETNGAGETKKALNIIRKSAGIHTADALATRYIKKAIDALSGLPNVPAKKNLTDIAHFVGKRNY from the coding sequence ATGAAACTACTCGATATTTATGCCAAAATGAAAAGCGACCTGGATGCGATCGAAGGCCAGCTGGCGCGCAGCGTGACTTCCGAGCATGCGCTGCTTACCGACGCATCCACGCATTTGCTTAAGGCAGGCGGGAAGCGGATCCGTCCTGTTTTTGTGCTGCTGGCCGGCAAGTTCGGCACCTATTCGCTCGATGTGCTGCAGAAAGTCGCCGTGCCGCTCGAACTCATACATATGGCTTCACTCGTTCATGACGATGTCATCGACAACGCCGAAACGCGCCGCGGGCAGCTGACGGTGAAATCGAAGTGGGACAACCGGATCGCGATGTACACCGGCGATTACATTTACGGTAAAGCGCTGACGATCGTGACCGATCTGGACAATCCGCAAATCCATCAGATTTTGTCCAAAGCGATGGTGCAGATGTGCATCGGCGAAATGGAGCAAATCCGCGATTTCTTCAATACGGACCAGTCCGTGCGCAATTATTTGCTGCGGATCAGACGGAAGACCGCGCTGCTGATCGCGATCAGCTGCCAGCTTGGCGCGCTCGCGGCCAAGGCGGACCGGCAAACGGCGAACCGGCTGTACCGGTTCGGCTACAATGTCGGGATGGCGTTCCAAATCCGCGACGATTTGCTGGACCTGCTCGGCACGGAGAAGCAGATCGGCAAGCCGCCGGGCTCGGACATCAAGCAAGGCAACATGACCCTTCCGGTGCTGCTCGCTCTTCAGGAACCGGACATCAAGGACGCGCTGCTCGCCGAAATTATTCAAATTCGCGAGACGAACGGAGCAGGGGAAACGAAAAAGGCGTTGAACATAATACGTAAGAGCGCCGGCATTCATACTGCGGATGCCCTGGCGACAAGATACATAAAAAAAGCGATAGACGCGCTCAGCGGCTTGCCCAACGTGCCGGCGAAGAAAAATTTGACGGACATTGCGCATTTCGTAGGGAAGCGAAACTACTAA
- the ndk gene encoding nucleoside-diphosphate kinase — translation MERTFLMVKPDGVQRGLIGEIVSRFERKGLKLVAAKFMMITPELAERHYAEHIGKPFYPPLVAFVTSGPVFAMVWQGDNVIGLTRAMIGKTNAVEAAPGTIRSDFAVHTNFNLIHGSDSPESAAREIGIFFAPHELVDYNHTIQQWI, via the coding sequence ATGGAAAGAACATTTCTTATGGTAAAGCCGGACGGCGTACAGCGCGGCTTGATCGGCGAAATCGTATCGCGCTTTGAGCGCAAAGGACTGAAGCTAGTTGCAGCGAAATTCATGATGATCACACCGGAGTTAGCGGAGCGTCACTACGCGGAGCACATCGGAAAGCCCTTTTATCCGCCGCTTGTAGCGTTTGTTACGTCAGGTCCCGTTTTTGCGATGGTTTGGCAGGGGGATAACGTCATCGGCCTGACGCGGGCGATGATCGGCAAAACCAATGCGGTGGAAGCGGCGCCAGGGACGATTCGCTCCGATTTTGCGGTACATACGAATTTCAACCTTATTCATGGATCGGATTCGCCGGAAAGCGCGGCAAGGGAGATCGGCATTTTCTTCGCCCCGCACGAGCTGGTGGACTATAATCATACGATTCAGCAATGGATTTAA
- a CDS encoding CheR family methyltransferase, with protein sequence MEDKDFLLFVKKIKEKTAIDLSQYKEAQMKRRLTTLREKYGFDTFSAYWNALERDKKLMNEFLDRMTINVSEFWRNPSRWDAMEKKFLPEMIRNHSRVKIWSAACSTGEEPYTLSMIISELGAQDRTSILATDLDNIVLQKAAQGIYQDRSIRDVPRNYLNKYFSKQDGDNLAVNPQLKRNITFKQQNLLHDTFDTGFDVIVCRNVMIYFTEEAKHMLYHKFSKALKPGGLLFVGSTEQIFSPGQYDFDSVETFFYRKRA encoded by the coding sequence GTGGAGGACAAAGACTTTTTACTATTCGTTAAGAAGATCAAGGAAAAAACGGCTATCGATCTTTCCCAGTACAAAGAAGCGCAGATGAAGCGGCGTTTAACCACGCTCAGGGAGAAATACGGATTCGATACGTTCTCGGCTTATTGGAACGCGCTTGAGCGGGACAAGAAGCTGATGAACGAGTTTCTGGACCGGATGACGATTAACGTTTCCGAGTTTTGGCGGAATCCGAGCCGTTGGGATGCGATGGAGAAAAAGTTTTTGCCCGAGATGATCCGAAACCACTCGCGGGTCAAAATATGGAGCGCGGCCTGCTCGACGGGCGAAGAGCCGTACACGCTGTCGATGATTATCTCCGAGCTCGGCGCGCAGGACCGGACGTCGATATTGGCTACCGATTTAGACAATATCGTGCTGCAGAAGGCGGCACAGGGCATTTATCAGGATCGTTCGATCCGCGACGTGCCCCGCAATTATTTGAATAAATATTTTTCCAAGCAAGACGGCGACAATCTGGCCGTGAACCCCCAGCTCAAACGCAATATTACGTTTAAGCAGCAAAATTTGCTGCATGATACGTTCGATACCGGCTTCGACGTGATCGTCTGCCGCAATGTGATGATCTACTTCACGGAAGAAGCGAAACATATGCTTTATCATAAGTTCTCGAAAGCGCTTAAGCCGGGCGGCTTGCTGTTCGTAGGCAGCACGGAGCAAATCTTCTCGCCGGGCCAGTACGATTTCGACTCGGTCGAAACATTCTTCTACCGCAAGCGCGCGTAG
- the aroC gene encoding chorismate synthase, whose product MSLRYLTAGETHGPQLTAIIEGLPSNLQLDFQELNFQLHRRQKGHGRGRRMQIEKDTANIVGGVRHGKTTGAPVALVVENNDWKHWTTVMNIEPIEGSDEEKRRVHRPRPGHADLNGGLKYNLKDLRNVLERSSARETAARVAVGAVARQFLAAFGIKVGGHVIRIGEIEAPKHQLSLDELVRLTEESPVRVVDKETEEKMCAYIDQIKAEGDSIGGIVECIIEGVPIGLGSHVQYDRKLDGRIAQAVMSINAFKGCEIGIGFEAGTIRGSQVHDEIMYSEERGYYRATNRLGGFEGGMTNGEQIVVRGVMKPIPTLYKPLQSVDIDTKEPFTAQVERSDSCAVPAASVVMEHVVAWEVAKAFLEKFGGDSMEEIRTNYNNYLEQLRSY is encoded by the coding sequence GTGAGTTTACGTTATTTGACAGCAGGAGAGACACATGGTCCGCAGTTGACGGCCATTATTGAAGGGCTGCCAAGCAATTTGCAGCTGGATTTCCAGGAATTGAATTTTCAACTGCACCGCAGGCAGAAAGGCCACGGCCGCGGCCGCAGAATGCAAATCGAGAAGGATACCGCGAATATTGTCGGCGGCGTTCGCCATGGCAAAACGACCGGCGCCCCTGTTGCGCTCGTAGTCGAGAATAACGACTGGAAGCACTGGACGACGGTCATGAACATCGAGCCGATCGAAGGCAGCGACGAAGAAAAGCGCCGCGTTCACCGTCCGCGCCCCGGGCATGCGGATTTGAACGGCGGTCTGAAATACAATTTGAAGGATTTGCGCAACGTGCTTGAGCGCTCCAGCGCCCGCGAAACGGCGGCGCGCGTAGCGGTCGGCGCCGTAGCCCGCCAATTCCTTGCCGCATTCGGCATTAAAGTCGGCGGACACGTGATCCGTATCGGCGAAATCGAAGCGCCTAAGCATCAACTGTCGCTGGACGAGCTGGTCCGGTTGACGGAAGAGTCGCCGGTTCGCGTCGTCGATAAAGAAACGGAAGAAAAAATGTGCGCGTACATCGACCAGATCAAAGCCGAAGGCGATTCCATCGGCGGCATCGTGGAATGCATTATCGAAGGCGTGCCGATCGGACTGGGCAGCCACGTCCAATACGACCGCAAGCTGGATGGCCGCATCGCGCAAGCCGTCATGTCGATCAACGCGTTTAAAGGCTGCGAAATCGGCATCGGGTTCGAAGCGGGCACGATCCGCGGCTCGCAGGTGCATGACGAAATCATGTACTCGGAGGAGCGCGGTTATTACAGAGCGACGAACCGCCTTGGCGGGTTCGAGGGCGGCATGACCAACGGCGAGCAAATCGTCGTCCGCGGCGTCATGAAGCCGATCCCGACGCTGTACAAGCCGCTGCAAAGCGTGGACATCGATACGAAAGAGCCGTTCACGGCTCAAGTGGAGCGTTCCGACAGCTGCGCGGTTCCGGCTGCGAGCGTCGTTATGGAGCATGTCGTGGCATGGGAAGTGGCGAAAGCGTTCCTTGAAAAATTCGGCGGCGACTCCATGGAAGAAATCAGAACGAACTATAACAACTACTTGGAACAGCTGAGGAGCTACTAA
- the aroB gene encoding 3-dehydroquinate synthase has translation MGGHRELMVELGERSYPIYIGEGLLDKAGKLFAQRGISKKSPLMVVTDANVAERHLNHLVSVLTEEGFTVATAIVPAGESSKSLAELERLVGVALEHGLDRKSAIVALGGGVVGDLAGFVAASYMRGVKFVQVPTTILAHDSSVGGKVAVNHPLAKNIIGAFHQPELVLYDLKTLQTLPQREVKAGLSEVVKHGLIWDPEFVQWCDDNAGRLTALEPDALGYALYKGCSVKAAVVSKDERENDLRAILNLGHTIGHALEAVAGYGELLHGEAISIGMVGASKLAVRLGAPEEVYHVTKRVLSRVGLPVRLPEHLDTDEIMRAMMHDKKFQEGTITFIVPTAIGVVEINKSVSASLIREIVEQLKQEAVIG, from the coding sequence ATGGGCGGGCATCGCGAGCTGATGGTCGAGCTGGGCGAACGCAGCTATCCGATCTACATCGGAGAAGGACTGCTGGATAAAGCAGGAAAGCTGTTCGCGCAGCGCGGCATTAGCAAAAAATCGCCGCTCATGGTCGTTACGGATGCCAATGTCGCCGAAAGGCATTTGAACCACCTCGTATCCGTGCTGACCGAAGAAGGCTTCACGGTCGCGACGGCGATTGTGCCCGCCGGCGAAAGCTCCAAATCGCTGGCGGAGCTGGAACGTCTCGTCGGCGTTGCGCTCGAGCACGGGCTTGACCGCAAATCGGCCATCGTTGCGCTCGGCGGCGGCGTAGTCGGCGATCTCGCCGGCTTCGTCGCGGCTTCCTATATGCGCGGCGTGAAATTCGTGCAGGTGCCGACGACGATTCTTGCCCACGACAGCAGCGTCGGCGGCAAGGTCGCGGTTAACCATCCGCTGGCCAAAAACATTATCGGCGCGTTCCACCAGCCCGAGCTGGTGCTGTACGATTTGAAAACGCTGCAAACGCTCCCGCAGCGCGAGGTCAAAGCCGGCTTGTCCGAAGTGGTGAAGCACGGCTTGATCTGGGATCCGGAATTCGTGCAATGGTGCGACGACAATGCCGGCAGGCTGACGGCTCTTGAGCCCGATGCGCTTGGCTATGCGCTCTATAAAGGCTGCAGCGTGAAAGCGGCTGTCGTTTCGAAGGATGAGCGCGAGAACGATCTGCGCGCGATTTTGAACCTCGGCCATACGATCGGCCATGCGCTTGAAGCGGTAGCCGGATACGGCGAGCTGCTGCACGGCGAGGCGATCTCGATCGGCATGGTGGGAGCGTCCAAGCTGGCGGTTCGGCTTGGCGCCCCGGAAGAGGTCTACCATGTGACGAAGCGCGTGCTGTCCCGCGTCGGTTTGCCGGTGCGGCTGCCGGAGCATTTGGATACGGACGAAATCATGCGGGCGATGATGCACGACAAGAAGTTCCAAGAAGGCACGATTACCTTTATCGTACCGACGGCGATCGGCGTCGTGGAAATCAATAAATCGGTTTCCGCATCTCTCATCCGGGAGATCGTGGAACAATTGAAACAGGAGGCCGTCATAGGATGA
- the aroH gene encoding chorismate mutase, with protein MSVRGIRGAITVDVNEEQPILTATKELLHTIVAANAIEPEDIASVFITVTGDLDATFPARAIRVMQGWELVPLMCAVEVPVKGSLAMCIRLLVSVNTDKSQKEIEHVYLGGAQALRPDLSKA; from the coding sequence ATGAGTGTACGGGGCATACGCGGTGCCATTACGGTAGATGTCAATGAGGAACAGCCGATACTGACCGCAACGAAGGAACTGCTGCACACGATCGTGGCGGCGAACGCGATCGAGCCTGAGGATATCGCCAGCGTTTTTATTACGGTGACCGGCGATTTGGACGCCACATTCCCGGCCAGAGCGATTCGCGTGATGCAGGGCTGGGAGCTGGTTCCCTTGATGTGCGCGGTCGAGGTGCCCGTCAAGGGAAGCCTGGCGATGTGCATCCGTCTGCTGGTGTCCGTGAACACGGATAAGTCGCAGAAGGAAATCGAGCATGTCTACTTAGGCGGTGCTCAAGCGCTGCGTCCGGACTTGTCGAAAGCTTAG
- the trpE gene encoding anthranilate synthase component I, with the protein MMNQELQSVIRLAGTYNLIPIVRHVMADTETPIRIFQHFYQERRAFLLESVEGGVKWARYSFIGTDPFMMIRGKNGEMVIEKNGKEEVLREKPIELLKAHLRSFRSPAIPDLPPFTGGAIGFFGYDLLQYYEKLPAHRIDDLNMNDLQFMFCDQVIVFDHFKQQIQVIGNVHIPKAATDSQIQAVYEQTAAKIEATIERLQQPLPTSLMTGGSIPADPELGEVSSNLTKEQFIANVEKSKEYIRSGDIFQVVLSQRFNIETSVDPLHVYRVLRTMNPSPYMYYLKMDDEVIVGTSPEALVKVDGERVETRPIAGTRPRGKTPEQDLALEKELLADEKERAEHLMLVDLGRNDIGRVSEFGTVRCDSYMEIERYSHVMHIVSNVSGKLREDKDFFDAFVSCMPAGTVSGAPKLRAMEIIAELENEARGAYAGAIGYLGFGGSLNTCITIRTLIFKNGKAYVQAGAGIVWDSIPENEYMETVNKAMALLKAVRAAEAVFTAPERKSSMINMDYYADAKG; encoded by the coding sequence ATGATGAATCAAGAGCTGCAGAGCGTTATTCGGCTGGCTGGTACTTATAATCTTATCCCAATCGTAAGACATGTGATGGCGGACACCGAGACGCCAATTCGTATATTCCAGCATTTCTATCAAGAGCGCCGCGCCTTTCTGCTTGAGAGCGTCGAAGGCGGCGTGAAATGGGCGCGTTACTCGTTCATCGGCACCGATCCGTTCATGATGATCCGCGGTAAGAACGGCGAGATGGTCATCGAGAAGAACGGCAAGGAAGAGGTGCTGCGCGAGAAGCCGATCGAGCTGCTGAAGGCGCATCTCCGTTCGTTCCGCAGTCCGGCGATTCCGGATCTGCCGCCTTTCACCGGCGGGGCAATCGGATTTTTCGGCTACGACCTGCTTCAATATTACGAGAAGCTGCCGGCCCACCGGATCGATGATCTGAACATGAACGATTTGCAATTCATGTTCTGCGATCAAGTCATCGTGTTCGATCACTTTAAGCAGCAAATTCAAGTGATCGGCAACGTGCACATTCCGAAGGCGGCGACGGACAGCCAAATTCAAGCGGTTTACGAGCAAACGGCCGCGAAGATCGAAGCGACGATCGAGCGTTTGCAGCAGCCGCTGCCAACCTCGCTTATGACCGGAGGCAGCATTCCGGCCGATCCGGAGCTTGGCGAAGTTTCGTCCAACTTGACGAAAGAGCAGTTTATCGCGAACGTCGAGAAGTCGAAGGAATACATTCGTTCCGGCGATATTTTCCAAGTGGTGCTGTCCCAGCGCTTTAACATCGAAACAAGCGTGGACCCGCTGCATGTTTACCGCGTTTTGCGCACGATGAATCCTTCGCCGTACATGTATTATTTGAAAATGGATGACGAAGTGATCGTCGGCACATCGCCGGAAGCGCTGGTGAAGGTCGACGGCGAGCGCGTAGAAACCCGGCCGATCGCCGGAACGCGGCCCCGCGGCAAGACGCCGGAGCAGGACTTGGCGCTTGAGAAGGAATTGCTGGCCGACGAGAAGGAACGCGCCGAGCATCTGATGCTGGTCGATCTGGGCCGCAACGACATCGGCCGCGTGTCCGAATTCGGCACGGTCCGCTGCGATTCGTATATGGAAATCGAGCGTTACTCGCACGTGATGCATATTGTCTCCAACGTTTCGGGCAAATTGCGCGAAGATAAAGACTTTTTCGATGCTTTCGTGTCCTGCATGCCAGCCGGAACCGTATCCGGCGCGCCGAAGCTGCGGGCGATGGAAATTATCGCGGAGCTGGAGAACGAAGCGCGCGGCGCCTATGCCGGCGCGATCGGTTACCTCGGCTTCGGCGGAAGCCTGAATACATGCATCACCATCCGCACGCTGATCTTCAAGAACGGCAAAGCTTACGTCCAAGCGGGAGCGGGTATCGTATGGGATTCCATTCCGGAAAATGAGTACATGGAAACCGTGAACAAAGCGATGGCGTTGCTGAAAGCCGTTCGCGCGGCCGAGGCGGTCTTTACCGCTCCGGAACGCAAGAGCAGCATGATTAACATGGATTACTATGCGGATGCGAAAGGGTGA
- the trpD gene encoding anthranilate phosphoribosyltransferase produces the protein MAVINEIMTMPRALNTLIGGKSLTREEARSVMEIIMSGEASGAQIGSVVTALRIKGETKDEITGFAEAMRAYSNHVHTERNGLLDTCGTGGSGIHKFNISTASAIIAAAAGVRVAKHGNRAMSGKSGSADTLEALGVNITLTPEQAARCLDEIGICFMFAQLYHPSLKHAAAPRREIGIRTIFNMLGPLTNPAGADRQLLGIYDREKTETIASVLGELGLKRAMVVSSHDGLDEISISSPTQVSELIGGSVRTYTITPEELGLTTRSLSEVIGGDASENARIIRSIFNGEDHGAYRDIVLANAGACIFVGGAADSLQAGVEKAKLVIDSGKAASKLRQLIETTGELTHVS, from the coding sequence ATGGCGGTTATTAATGAAATCATGACAATGCCGCGGGCGTTGAATACGTTGATCGGCGGCAAAAGCTTGACGCGCGAAGAAGCGCGCAGCGTGATGGAAATCATAATGAGCGGCGAAGCTTCCGGCGCCCAGATCGGTTCGGTGGTAACGGCGCTTCGGATCAAAGGCGAAACGAAGGATGAAATTACCGGCTTTGCCGAAGCGATGCGCGCGTATTCCAACCATGTGCACACGGAGCGCAACGGACTTCTCGATACATGCGGTACCGGCGGCTCCGGCATTCATAAATTCAATATTTCGACGGCTTCGGCCATTATCGCCGCGGCGGCTGGCGTGCGCGTCGCGAAGCACGGCAACCGGGCGATGTCCGGCAAGTCCGGCAGCGCGGATACGCTGGAGGCGCTTGGCGTCAACATTACGCTGACGCCCGAGCAGGCGGCTCGCTGCCTGGATGAGATCGGCATCTGCTTCATGTTCGCGCAGCTGTATCATCCGTCGCTGAAGCATGCGGCAGCCCCGCGCCGCGAGATCGGCATCCGGACCATCTTCAATATGCTCGGTCCGTTGACGAATCCGGCCGGCGCCGACCGGCAGCTGCTCGGCATTTATGACCGCGAAAAAACGGAAACGATCGCTTCGGTGCTGGGCGAGCTTGGCTTAAAGCGCGCCATGGTCGTTAGCAGTCATGACGGCCTCGATGAAATCAGCATTTCGTCCCCGACGCAAGTGTCGGAGCTGATCGGCGGCTCGGTACGCACGTATACGATTACGCCGGAGGAGCTGGGGCTGACGACCCGTTCGTTGTCTGAGGTAATCGGGGGAGACGCTTCGGAAAATGCGCGCATTATCCGTTCGATCTTTAATGGGGAAGACCACGGCGCATACCGGGACATCGTGCTGGCAAACGCCGGCGCGTGCATCTTCGTCGGAGGAGCCGCGGATTCGCTTCAGGCAGGGGTCGAGAAGGCGAAGTTGGTTATCGATTCCGGCAAAGCAGCGTCCAAATTGCGTCAGTTGATTGAAACGACAGGAGAGTTGACCCATGTTTCTTGA
- the trpC gene encoding indole-3-glycerol phosphate synthase TrpC — MFLDKIVATKRREVDLLAERFSLQEAERRIAELPACRGFERRLAVSPKRELGLIAEVKKASPSKGLIRPDFDPVTLARIYEEAGADCISVLTDEDYFQGKNEYLTAVSAAVNVPLLRKDFTVDYRQIYEARLIGADAILLIAAILRPTQLSEFYDIAKSIGLDVLVEVHDQEEMEAVLGLGKATLVGINNRNLHTFVTDIGTTERLIGLVPAGVTVISESSLASRDDIAFVQNAGAKGVLIGEHFMRQPDVGEAVRDLMGPVVNA, encoded by the coding sequence ATGTTTCTTGATAAAATCGTAGCAACCAAACGCAGAGAAGTCGACCTGCTGGCAGAGCGCTTCTCCCTGCAGGAGGCAGAACGCCGAATTGCGGAATTGCCGGCATGCCGCGGCTTCGAGCGCAGGCTGGCAGTCAGCCCGAAGCGGGAGCTCGGCCTGATCGCCGAGGTGAAGAAGGCATCGCCGTCGAAGGGGCTGATCCGGCCGGATTTCGATCCGGTTACGCTGGCGCGCATTTATGAAGAAGCCGGCGCGGACTGCATCTCCGTCTTGACGGACGAGGATTATTTTCAAGGGAAGAACGAATACTTAACCGCCGTATCGGCAGCTGTCAACGTGCCGCTGCTGCGCAAAGATTTTACGGTAGATTACCGTCAAATTTACGAAGCCCGCCTCATCGGGGCGGATGCGATTTTGCTCATTGCCGCCATTCTTCGTCCGACCCAGCTGTCGGAGTTCTACGATATCGCCAAATCGATCGGCTTGGACGTGCTTGTCGAGGTGCACGACCAGGAAGAAATGGAAGCGGTGCTCGGCCTCGGCAAAGCGACGCTTGTCGGCATCAACAACCGGAACCTCCACACATTCGTTACCGATATTGGCACGACGGAGCGCTTGATCGGTTTAGTGCCTGCCGGCGTTACGGTTATTAGCGAAAGCTCTCTGGCTTCGCGCGACGATATCGCGTTTGTCCAAAATGCCGGAGCGAAAGGCGTCCTGATCGGCGAGCATTTCATGCGCCAGCCGGATGTCGGCGAAGCCGTACGCGATTTGATGGGCCCGGTGGTGAACGCGTAA
- a CDS encoding phosphoribosylanthranilate isomerase produces the protein MTTRIKICGLRDAETIRQMDGLPFDEIGFVFAPSKRQVSPELAGTLIAEVKQLRLQDGGEARPQTVGVFVNPTREELKTVLASAPLDVVQLHGDEPPLLCADVREAHGVRVWKVFSVSDADSDRYAGGPDRLAAYEGVVDGFLIDTAGGGTGKTFAWHLIDEYAQAAAKLGVPLYVAGGLHPDNVLELLGSYSPDGVDVSSGVETGGIKDIDKIRLFIERVRSV, from the coding sequence ATGACGACCCGCATCAAAATTTGCGGCTTGCGGGATGCCGAGACGATCCGCCAAATGGACGGGCTCCCGTTCGACGAAATCGGTTTCGTGTTCGCGCCGAGCAAGCGTCAAGTGTCGCCGGAGCTGGCAGGTACGCTCATTGCGGAAGTTAAGCAGCTGCGCTTGCAGGACGGCGGCGAGGCACGGCCGCAAACGGTTGGCGTCTTCGTCAACCCGACGCGCGAAGAGCTGAAGACCGTGCTGGCGTCGGCGCCGCTTGACGTCGTGCAGCTGCATGGCGACGAGCCGCCGCTGCTGTGCGCGGATGTAAGGGAGGCGCACGGCGTGCGGGTGTGGAAAGTATTTTCCGTCTCCGACGCGGATTCCGATCGCTATGCGGGAGGCCCCGACAGACTTGCCGCTTATGAAGGCGTCGTTGACGGTTTTCTCATCGATACCGCTGGCGGCGGCACCGGAAAGACGTTCGCCTGGCATCTGATCGACGAATATGCGCAAGCAGCCGCGAAGCTCGGCGTTCCGCTGTACGTCGCGGGCGGCTTGCATCCGGATAACGTATTGGAGCTGTTGGGCAGCTACTCGCCGGACGGGGTAGACGTCTCGAGCGGCGTTGAAACCGGCGGCATCAAAGATATCGACAAAATTCGATTGTTTATTGAAAGGGTGAGAAGCGTATGA
- the trpB gene encoding tryptophan synthase subunit beta: MNQVPDMNGRFGKFGGRYVPETLMNALLELEEAYQHYSKDPDFIAEVRYLLNKYSGRPTSLYHAQRLSEHLGGAQIYLKREDLNHTGAHKINNTIGQGVLAKRMGKTKIIAETGAGQHGVASATVAALLGMECKVFMGEEDTKRQELNVFRMQLLGAEVVPVTSGTRTLKDACNETLRYWVSHVDDTYYILGSVTGPHPYPMMVRDFQRIIGDEAREQILKDAGRLPDYVVAAVGGGSNAIGIFYPFIGDDGVKLLGVEAAGRGVDTEEHAATMTKGRHGVFQGSLSYVLQDEHGQVQPAHSISAGLDYPGIGPEHSYLKDTGRADYVPITDAEALEGLQLLSRTEGIIPALESAHAIAQVMKLAPTLSRDQIILVSLSGRGDKDVQAIMGYLGGEGNHGH; this comes from the coding sequence ATGAATCAAGTGCCAGACATGAACGGGCGCTTCGGCAAATTCGGCGGCCGTTATGTGCCCGAGACGCTCATGAACGCGCTGCTGGAGTTGGAGGAAGCGTACCAGCATTACTCGAAGGACCCGGATTTCATCGCGGAAGTCCGTTACTTGTTGAATAAATATTCCGGCAGACCGACCTCGCTGTATCACGCGCAGCGGCTGTCCGAGCATCTCGGCGGCGCTCAAATCTATTTGAAGCGCGAAGATTTGAACCATACCGGCGCTCACAAAATCAACAACACGATCGGTCAAGGCGTGCTCGCCAAACGAATGGGCAAAACGAAGATCATCGCGGAAACAGGCGCCGGCCAGCACGGCGTTGCTTCGGCTACGGTCGCGGCGCTGCTTGGCATGGAGTGCAAGGTGTTTATGGGCGAGGAGGACACGAAGCGCCAAGAGCTGAACGTCTTCCGGATGCAGCTGCTCGGCGCCGAGGTCGTTCCTGTTACTTCGGGAACCCGCACGCTGAAGGATGCCTGCAACGAGACGCTCCGCTACTGGGTCAGCCATGTAGACGACACGTATTACATCCTGGGCTCCGTAACCGGGCCGCATCCGTATCCGATGATGGTCCGCGACTTCCAGCGCATTATCGGCGACGAAGCGAGAGAGCAAATTTTGAAGGATGCCGGACGTTTGCCGGACTATGTCGTTGCGGCGGTCGGCGGCGGCAGCAACGCGATCGGCATATTCTACCCGTTCATCGGCGACGACGGCGTGAAGCTGCTCGGCGTTGAAGCGGCAGGACGCGGCGTTGATACGGAAGAGCATGCGGCAACGATGACGAAAGGCCGTCACGGCGTATTCCAAGGCTCGCTCAGCTACGTGCTGCAGGACGAGCATGGCCAAGTGCAGCCCGCGCATTCGATTTCGGCGGGGCTCGACTATCCGGGCATCGGACCGGAGCATTCGTATTTGAAAGATACGGGCCGCGCCGATTACGTTCCGATTACGGATGCGGAAGCGCTGGAAGGGCTGCAGCTGCTGTCCCGTACGGAAGGCATCATCCCGGCATTGGAGTCGGCGCATGCCATCGCGCAAGTGATGAAGCTGGCCCCAACGCTCAGCCGCGATCAAATTATCTTGGTCAGCTTGTCGGGCCGCGGCGACAAAGACGTGCAGGCGATTATGGGGTACTTAGGAGGCGAAGGCAACCATGGCCATTAA